A stretch of Acidobacteriota bacterium DNA encodes these proteins:
- a CDS encoding efflux RND transporter periplasmic adaptor subunit, which produces MSTSSFSRLICLTVLTPLVVVGCGGAPAEGPPGAGAGGRGGGPGVPVEMVTLAPVPVEDASEFVGTVKSRRSTVVQSQVEGFLTRIAVTSGARVTPGTVLFEIDSTSQQAAVAALESTKAAREADAAFARQQAARAKALFDVGAGSQQEMEQAATSVKTTEAQLQAINEQIRQQRNELAYYRVTASTSGIVGDVPVRMGDRVTRSTPLTTIEDNSGMEIYVNVPVQDAIRLRPGLAMRVLGPQREVLATEQINFVASAVDPTQTILAKAALRSPARFRADQFVSVAVVWSEAPTLVVPLAAVTRVGGQFFVFVAEAADGGGRVARMRPVKLGAVVGNNYVVLEGLKAGEQLIASGIQKIADGAPVSAAPPAAAGAGRQGGEAK; this is translated from the coding sequence ATGTCTACCTCTTCCTTTTCCCGACTGATCTGTCTCACTGTCCTGACGCCGCTTGTGGTCGTCGGTTGCGGTGGTGCTCCCGCTGAAGGGCCGCCTGGCGCAGGCGCGGGCGGACGCGGCGGCGGTCCGGGCGTGCCCGTGGAGATGGTGACGCTTGCGCCGGTGCCGGTCGAGGATGCGAGCGAGTTTGTCGGCACGGTGAAGTCGCGTCGGTCCACGGTGGTGCAGTCGCAAGTGGAAGGGTTCCTCACGCGCATCGCGGTGACGTCTGGCGCACGGGTGACGCCCGGCACCGTCTTGTTTGAGATCGACTCGACCAGCCAGCAGGCGGCGGTGGCCGCGCTCGAGTCCACCAAGGCCGCGCGCGAAGCGGACGCGGCGTTTGCGCGCCAGCAGGCCGCGCGTGCGAAAGCGCTGTTTGACGTCGGCGCAGGCAGCCAGCAGGAGATGGAACAGGCCGCGACGAGTGTGAAAACCACCGAGGCGCAGTTGCAGGCCATCAACGAACAGATTCGGCAGCAGCGCAACGAACTGGCGTACTACCGCGTCACTGCATCCACCTCGGGCATTGTGGGCGACGTGCCGGTGCGCATGGGGGATCGGGTTACGCGCTCCACGCCCCTGACGACGATCGAAGACAACTCGGGCATGGAGATCTATGTGAATGTGCCCGTGCAGGACGCCATACGGCTGCGTCCCGGACTGGCCATGAGGGTGCTGGGTCCCCAACGCGAAGTGCTGGCCACCGAGCAGATTAATTTCGTGGCAAGCGCGGTGGACCCGACACAGACCATCCTCGCGAAGGCCGCACTGCGATCGCCGGCCCGCTTCCGCGCCGACCAGTTTGTGTCGGTGGCCGTGGTGTGGTCTGAAGCGCCGACGCTCGTGGTGCCGCTTGCAGCGGTGACCCGTGTGGGCGGCCAGTTCTTCGTGTTTGTGGCTGAGGCCGCCGACGGGGGGGGGCGCGTGGCGCGGATGCGGCCCGTCAAACTCGGTGCTGTGGTGGGCAACAACTATGTGGTGCTTGAAGGGTTGAAGGCGGGTGAGCAGCTCATCGCGTCGGGGATCCAGAAGATTGCCGACGGCGCTCCCGTGTCGGCTGCGCCACCCGCAGCCGCCGGCGCCGGGCGCCAGGGCGGGGAGGCGAAGTAG
- a CDS encoding PAS domain S-box protein, translating to MTSWVTFGLLAAAVGLLVLTLRWSGTLRRTLAARQEDRVRLLALFEGSPLATWVFENETLRFIEANEAALQQYGYTHDEFTKLTVRDLRVPEEWPMVDWLMTLGQSEIPVQRATHRRKDGTRLEVAIHSRSVTYLNRPARLAIVQDITSRLGVERALRESEAQFRAMSEASPAGVTMMTADGGMRYANHAALRMLGMPLDKALGDGWMAGVHPEDRDRLQAEWRAAAGAREAYTGAGRFLRADFWWRIRTSPIWSGGTCLGHVAVIVDETEQRSADEALRESEERFRQLAEHTPAVVYLAEPRTGSMLFISPAYDRIWGRSSASLYASPWSFLDAVHEEDRERVRQAYHHRLTRLSIQYRIIRPDGEVVWIDDMQFPIRRADGRIYLVAGLAFDVTRRIRLEAQLIESQKMESLGRLAGGVAHDFNNLLTVILSYAELLKEPAEGNSEILAGLNEIDTAGQRASALTRQLLTFAQRQVVDTRVVDLNHVLVTLEPLLRHLAGDDIKVEVRPDATVPTARLDPNQIDQVVMDLVSNARDAMPHGGTLRVGTATVQGPIEGTSVPAGQFVALSVADTGTGIPPEIRAQVFEPFFTTKPKGQGTGLGLSTAFGIVTQFQGFLELSSQVGLGTEFTCYFPTVGAILEEEPAGAPPVPSAGGHEVVLVVEDEPAVRDVAKATLEREGYRVLTAANGIEGLAVAEAAGGDLDIVVTDIVMPEMSGWEMAERLREGRPVLKILFTSGYNEEIASPDGRVGQGVHFLPKPYLPAFLTQRVRQILDGP from the coding sequence ATGACGTCCTGGGTGACATTCGGCTTGCTGGCCGCGGCCGTCGGGCTGCTGGTGCTGACCTTGCGGTGGTCAGGGACGCTTCGGCGGACCCTGGCGGCCCGCCAGGAGGATCGTGTGCGCCTGCTGGCGCTCTTTGAAGGCAGTCCGCTCGCGACCTGGGTCTTTGAGAACGAAACATTGCGGTTCATTGAAGCCAATGAGGCCGCTCTTCAGCAGTACGGCTACACGCACGATGAGTTCACCAAACTCACCGTCCGGGACCTTCGAGTACCCGAGGAATGGCCGATGGTCGATTGGCTCATGACACTGGGCCAGTCCGAAATTCCCGTGCAGCGCGCCACCCACCGGCGCAAGGATGGCACGCGGCTTGAGGTGGCCATTCACTCGCGCTCGGTGACCTATCTCAATCGGCCCGCCCGTCTCGCCATTGTCCAGGACATCACGAGCCGCCTGGGTGTGGAGCGCGCACTGCGCGAGAGCGAAGCGCAGTTTCGCGCGATGTCGGAAGCCTCGCCCGCGGGCGTCACGATGATGACGGCCGATGGTGGCATGCGATACGCCAATCACGCCGCGCTGCGCATGCTGGGCATGCCCCTGGACAAGGCGCTGGGTGATGGCTGGATGGCCGGCGTGCATCCCGAGGATCGTGATCGCCTGCAGGCCGAGTGGCGTGCCGCCGCCGGCGCGCGCGAAGCGTATACGGGCGCCGGGCGTTTCCTGCGGGCCGACTTCTGGTGGCGCATCAGGACGTCTCCGATCTGGTCGGGTGGTACCTGTCTCGGCCACGTCGCGGTCATCGTGGACGAAACCGAGCAGCGCAGCGCGGACGAGGCGTTGCGTGAGAGTGAAGAGCGGTTCCGCCAGCTCGCCGAACACACGCCGGCCGTGGTGTACCTGGCCGAGCCGCGGACCGGCAGCATGTTGTTCATCAGCCCGGCCTACGACCGGATCTGGGGGCGGAGCAGTGCCTCGTTGTATGCGAGCCCCTGGTCGTTCCTTGACGCCGTGCATGAGGAGGACCGCGAACGGGTGAGGCAGGCGTATCACCATCGCCTGACGCGGTTGTCAATCCAGTACCGCATTATCCGGCCCGACGGCGAAGTGGTCTGGATCGACGACATGCAGTTTCCCATCCGCCGCGCCGACGGCCGCATCTATCTGGTGGCCGGACTCGCGTTTGACGTGACGCGCCGCATCCGGCTGGAGGCGCAGCTCATTGAGTCGCAGAAGATGGAGAGCCTGGGCCGGCTCGCCGGCGGTGTGGCGCACGATTTCAACAATCTGCTCACCGTCATCCTGTCGTACGCGGAACTGCTGAAAGAACCCGCTGAGGGCAACAGTGAGATTCTGGCGGGGCTCAATGAGATCGACACGGCCGGTCAGCGCGCGTCTGCGCTCACGCGCCAGTTGCTGACGTTTGCGCAACGACAAGTGGTGGATACGCGGGTCGTCGATCTCAATCACGTCCTCGTCACCCTCGAGCCGTTGCTGCGGCATCTGGCCGGCGATGACATCAAAGTAGAAGTGCGGCCTGACGCCACGGTGCCGACTGCACGTCTGGATCCGAACCAGATCGATCAGGTGGTGATGGACCTGGTGTCCAATGCCCGCGATGCGATGCCCCATGGTGGAACGCTGCGCGTGGGCACTGCGACGGTGCAGGGGCCAATCGAGGGGACGAGTGTGCCTGCCGGCCAGTTTGTCGCTCTGTCGGTGGCCGACACCGGCACCGGCATTCCTCCTGAGATTCGGGCGCAGGTGTTCGAGCCCTTTTTCACGACGAAGCCCAAGGGCCAAGGCACCGGACTGGGGCTGTCCACTGCATTTGGGATCGTCACGCAGTTTCAGGGCTTTCTGGAACTCTCCTCTCAAGTCGGACTTGGAACGGAGTTCACTTGTTACTTTCCCACCGTAGGAGCCATCCTCGAGGAGGAACCCGCGGGGGCGCCGCCCGTGCCGTCGGCGGGCGGTCACGAAGTGGTGCTGGTTGTGGAAGACGAGCCGGCCGTGCGCGATGTGGCGAAGGCGACACTTGAGCGCGAGGGGTATCGTGTGCTGACGGCCGCCAACGGCATCGAAGGACTCGCGGTGGCCGAAGCCGCCGGCGGCGATCTCGACATCGTCGTCACCGATATCGTGATGCCCGAGATGAGCGGGTGGGAGATGGCCGAGCGCCTGCGTGAGGGACGGCCCGTGCTCAAGATTCTCTTCACGTCAGGCTACAACGAGGAGATCGCCAGCCCTGACGGCCGGGTGGGACAGGGTGTGCACTTCCTGCCGAAACCGTATTTGCCGGCGTTCCTGACGCAGCGTGTGCGGCAGATCCTCGACGGTCCGTAA
- a CDS encoding multidrug efflux RND transporter permease subunit: protein MFSALFIKRPILATVCSLIIMLAGAVAIPSLPIARYPELTPPAVSVSAFYTGANAQAVESAVTTPLEQVINGVEGMLYMTSSSTNTGFASINVVFEIGRDADLAAVDVQNRVNQALGRMPADVRTNGIAVTKNTTGFLGAYGFFARDNRYDSLFISNYLDRFVRDALKRVPGVGNVIIFGERKFAMRLWLDPNALAGRGLTSGDVVNALREQNVQVAAGSVGDAPAAPDQMFQISVRVQGRLVEVSEFENVVVRAGEGGALVRVRDVGRVELGAESYSSVLRFAGFEASGLGIQLLPSANALETFQGVQETMARLEKNFPPGLEARLAFDNVGVVRESIVEVLKTLAEAIVLVVLVLFLFLQNWRSTLIPALTIPVSLIGTFAFVKLFGFSINTLTLFGIVLATGTVVDDAIVVIENIERHMREYGKSAYRASVDAMREVFSAVIVIGIVLVAVFVPVAFFPGTTGRMYQQFSLTIAFAVVLSVFNAVTLTPALSALLLDKEQHTHGRFFTFVNRVIDAGTRFYVRSVRFTLNWRLVFILLFGLSMYGTWWVYKAVPGAFVPAEDEGYFITIVQAPAGSSLEYTTEIMKKAEAIYAATPEILAVFSVAGFSFSGSAPNQGLMFARLAPFEERTRADQSLQAVLGRLGGQLFAIPGGNVFPVAPPSIQGLSAFGGFQYELLDRPGGDITELAALTQQVIARGYQSGKVTGLFSSFTADDPQFIVNVDRDKARALGLPMREVTEALQVLLGSSYVNDFDFNNRAYRVYVQADQAFRAKPDDLKRYYARASNGRMVSLDSVVTMRETTAPAVISHFNLFRSTEISGATLPGVSSGEGLATMEAISREVLPAGYDFAWAGQSLEEIKAGSQAVYIFALSLLLVYLVLAAQYESWVLPFIILLAVPLAVFGALWAQMLRGFANDVFCQVGLVMLIGLAAKNSILIVEFAEQLRDKGMSIADAAVEAARIRLRPILMTSLTFILGVMPLMLATGAGAGARNSVGTTVVGGMVASTFLSVLFIPLLYVLIRTMAPGRRAPEDGDEVEGGARVEA, encoded by the coding sequence GTGTTCAGCGCCCTCTTCATCAAGCGGCCGATCCTCGCCACGGTCTGCTCGCTCATCATCATGCTGGCCGGCGCGGTGGCGATTCCCTCGCTGCCCATCGCCCGGTACCCTGAACTGACGCCGCCGGCCGTGTCGGTGTCGGCGTTTTACACCGGTGCCAACGCGCAGGCTGTTGAAAGCGCCGTCACGACGCCGCTCGAACAGGTGATCAACGGTGTGGAGGGCATGCTCTACATGACCTCGTCGAGCACCAACACCGGGTTCGCGTCGATCAACGTGGTGTTCGAGATTGGCCGCGACGCGGACCTGGCGGCGGTGGACGTGCAGAACCGCGTGAACCAGGCGCTGGGCCGCATGCCGGCCGACGTGCGCACGAATGGCATCGCGGTCACGAAGAACACCACGGGGTTCCTCGGCGCCTACGGCTTCTTTGCGCGCGACAACCGGTATGACTCGCTGTTTATCAGCAACTACCTCGACCGATTCGTTCGTGACGCGCTCAAACGCGTGCCGGGTGTGGGCAACGTCATCATCTTTGGTGAACGCAAATTCGCGATGCGCCTGTGGCTGGATCCCAACGCGCTGGCCGGCCGGGGCCTGACGTCGGGCGACGTCGTGAATGCGCTCCGCGAACAAAACGTCCAGGTGGCGGCCGGCTCGGTCGGCGACGCGCCGGCCGCGCCCGATCAGATGTTCCAGATCAGCGTGCGTGTGCAGGGCCGCCTCGTGGAAGTCTCCGAGTTCGAGAACGTCGTCGTCCGCGCCGGCGAGGGCGGCGCCCTGGTGCGCGTCCGCGATGTTGGCCGCGTCGAACTGGGCGCCGAGAGCTACAGTTCGGTGCTGCGTTTCGCGGGGTTCGAGGCGTCGGGCCTCGGCATCCAGCTGCTGCCGTCGGCCAATGCCCTCGAGACATTCCAGGGCGTGCAGGAGACCATGGCGCGCCTTGAGAAGAACTTCCCGCCTGGCCTGGAGGCCCGGCTGGCGTTCGACAACGTGGGCGTGGTGCGTGAGTCGATTGTCGAGGTGCTGAAGACGCTCGCAGAAGCCATAGTGCTGGTCGTGCTCGTGTTGTTCCTGTTCCTGCAGAACTGGCGCAGCACTCTGATTCCTGCCCTGACCATTCCGGTGTCGCTCATCGGTACCTTCGCGTTTGTGAAGCTGTTCGGATTTTCGATCAACACCTTGACGCTCTTTGGCATCGTGCTCGCCACCGGCACCGTGGTGGACGACGCGATCGTGGTGATCGAGAACATCGAGCGGCACATGCGCGAGTACGGCAAGTCCGCGTATCGCGCGTCGGTCGATGCCATGCGCGAGGTCTTCTCTGCCGTCATTGTCATCGGTATCGTGCTGGTTGCGGTCTTTGTGCCGGTGGCATTTTTTCCGGGCACGACCGGCCGCATGTATCAGCAGTTCTCTCTGACCATCGCGTTTGCCGTCGTGTTGTCGGTGTTCAATGCGGTGACACTCACGCCGGCACTGTCGGCACTCCTGCTCGACAAGGAGCAACACACCCACGGGCGGTTCTTCACGTTCGTCAATCGGGTGATTGACGCCGGCACGCGGTTCTACGTCCGGTCGGTCCGATTCACGTTGAACTGGCGGCTGGTCTTCATCCTGCTGTTCGGCCTGTCGATGTACGGCACGTGGTGGGTCTACAAGGCCGTGCCCGGCGCGTTTGTGCCTGCCGAGGATGAAGGCTACTTCATCACGATCGTGCAGGCGCCCGCCGGTTCGTCGCTGGAGTACACGACGGAGATTATGAAGAAGGCGGAGGCGATTTACGCCGCCACGCCTGAAATTCTGGCCGTGTTCTCTGTGGCGGGTTTCAGCTTTAGCGGATCGGCGCCGAACCAGGGCTTGATGTTTGCGCGTCTTGCGCCGTTTGAGGAGCGCACGCGGGCGGATCAGTCGCTCCAGGCTGTGCTGGGACGGCTGGGGGGCCAACTCTTCGCCATTCCTGGCGGCAATGTGTTCCCCGTCGCGCCACCTTCCATTCAGGGACTGTCGGCGTTTGGGGGATTCCAGTACGAACTGCTCGATCGCCCCGGCGGCGACATTACTGAACTGGCCGCACTGACGCAGCAGGTGATCGCGCGCGGATATCAGTCGGGCAAGGTCACAGGACTGTTCTCGAGTTTCACGGCCGACGACCCGCAGTTCATTGTGAATGTGGACCGTGACAAGGCCCGTGCGCTGGGCCTGCCCATGCGCGAGGTGACCGAGGCGCTGCAGGTGCTGCTGGGGTCGAGCTACGTCAACGATTTCGATTTCAACAATCGCGCGTATCGCGTGTATGTGCAGGCCGACCAGGCGTTTCGCGCAAAACCCGACGACCTGAAGCGGTACTACGCCCGCGCGTCAAACGGCCGGATGGTTTCCCTTGACTCGGTCGTGACCATGCGCGAGACCACCGCGCCCGCCGTCATCAGCCACTTCAACTTGTTCCGCTCCACCGAAATCAGCGGCGCGACACTTCCCGGCGTCTCGTCCGGAGAGGGCCTGGCCACGATGGAAGCCATTTCCCGCGAGGTGCTGCCTGCCGGGTATGACTTCGCCTGGGCGGGGCAGTCGCTCGAGGAAATCAAAGCCGGGTCACAGGCGGTGTATATCTTCGCGTTGAGTCTGCTGCTGGTGTATCTGGTGCTGGCGGCTCAGTACGAAAGCTGGGTGCTGCCGTTCATCATCCTGCTGGCCGTTCCACTCGCGGTGTTCGGGGCCTTGTGGGCGCAGATGCTCAGGGGGTTTGCCAACGACGTGTTCTGTCAGGTGGGCCTTGTGATGCTCATTGGCCTGGCGGCGAAAAACTCAATCCTCATCGTGGAGTTCGCCGAGCAGTTGCGTGACAAGGGCATGTCGATTGCGGACGCTGCGGTTGAAGCCGCGCGCATCCGCCTGCGGCCCATTCTGATGACGTCGCTGACGTTCATTCTGGGTGTGATGCCGCTGATGCTGGCGACCGGCGCCGGCGCCGGCGCAAGAAACTCCGTGGGCACGACGGTGGTCGGCGGCATGGTGGCCTCGACGTTCCTGTCGGTGCTGTTCATCCCGCTGCTGTACGTGCTCATCCGGACGATGGCGCCCGGACGACGAGCGCCCGAAGACGGTGACGAAGTGGAAGGAGGGGCTCGTGTTGAGGCGTAA
- a CDS encoding anti-sigma factor gives MTHEDVQASAPEYLLGSLDEVTRARVAAHLVDCAECRHELSDVARTLDALARSVPDVDPPASLRDRITAIPLTVAQAAAPQAPARVPQRPAPRMAPWFAAVAAGLVAVIAVWQAVSARAEIDQLRQELADARAVSADTLIANASLTQQVDEFTRQTNVLRAADVVFYALTSQPGAPDGVVGARAYVTQQRGLVFTAESLPALPAGKIYQLWVIVDAKAVSAGLFSPDAAGRVHTVLSTPTIAAMPGAVAVTIEPAGGMLQPSTAPILVGTAQQ, from the coding sequence ATGACCCACGAAGACGTGCAGGCGTCGGCTCCCGAGTACCTCCTCGGTTCGCTCGACGAGGTGACCCGCGCGCGTGTGGCCGCCCACCTGGTGGATTGCGCCGAATGCCGTCACGAACTGAGCGACGTGGCGCGCACGCTGGATGCGCTGGCGCGATCGGTGCCCGATGTGGATCCGCCGGCCTCGCTGCGCGATCGCATCACGGCCATTCCACTGACGGTGGCGCAGGCCGCGGCGCCCCAGGCGCCGGCACGCGTGCCACAGCGCCCGGCGCCCCGAATGGCGCCGTGGTTCGCCGCCGTTGCCGCCGGACTCGTGGCGGTGATTGCCGTGTGGCAAGCCGTCAGCGCGCGCGCCGAAATCGATCAATTGCGACAGGAACTGGCTGATGCCCGCGCCGTGTCTGCCGACACCTTGATCGCCAACGCCTCACTCACGCAACAGGTGGATGAGTTCACACGGCAGACCAACGTGCTGCGAGCGGCCGACGTGGTCTTCTATGCATTGACCAGCCAACCAGGCGCACCCGACGGGGTCGTGGGTGCTCGCGCCTATGTGACGCAGCAGCGAGGCCTGGTATTCACGGCTGAGAGCCTGCCGGCGCTGCCGGCCGGCAAGATCTACCAGCTTTGGGTCATCGTGGATGCCAAGGCGGTCAGCGCCGGCCTGTTCTCTCCCGATGCCGCAGGGCGCGTGCACACTGTTCTGTCCACACCCACCATCGCGGCCATGCCGGGCGCGGTCGCGGTGACCATCGAACCCGCAGGCGGAATGCTCCAGCCAAGCACGGCGCCGATCCTAGTCGGAACCGCACAACAATAA
- a CDS encoding sigma-70 family RNA polymerase sigma factor, giving the protein MVPDGDLDVVRRLAQGDGSALADLYDRHGRTVFALAVRILGDHGEAEDLTQDVFTLAWRNAAKYDASRGAVAAWLLVTTRTRAIDRLRSRRVRPRAAGEDEMRRMDAIPDGAASVEMNVASEQMAGRVRAALETLPPEYREPLCLAYFEGLSHSEVAERTGTPLGTIKTRVRSGLLRLREAMIVGDDRRKGELTK; this is encoded by the coding sequence ATGGTGCCGGATGGCGATCTCGATGTTGTTCGGCGGCTGGCCCAAGGCGATGGCAGCGCGCTCGCCGACCTGTACGACCGGCACGGGCGTACGGTGTTCGCCTTGGCGGTGCGCATCCTGGGCGACCACGGCGAGGCCGAAGACCTGACCCAGGACGTGTTCACCCTGGCGTGGCGCAACGCGGCAAAATACGACGCGTCGCGCGGCGCGGTGGCCGCCTGGCTGCTTGTGACCACCCGCACGCGCGCCATCGACCGGCTTCGGAGCCGGCGTGTGCGACCCCGCGCCGCCGGCGAGGACGAGATGCGCCGGATGGATGCCATCCCGGATGGTGCGGCGTCCGTAGAGATGAATGTGGCCAGTGAACAAATGGCTGGGCGGGTGCGAGCGGCGCTGGAGACATTGCCGCCGGAATACCGCGAGCCGCTGTGTCTGGCCTACTTCGAGGGGCTGAGCCACAGTGAAGTGGCGGAGCGGACAGGCACACCCCTGGGCACGATCAAGACGCGTGTACGTTCAGGGTTGCTGCGGCTCCGCGAGGCGATGATCGTCGGCGATGACCGCCGGAAAGGAGAGCTGACGAAATGA
- a CDS encoding BlaI/MecI/CopY family transcriptional regulator, whose translation MTRPQSHSLSRRERQIMDVLHRLQNATAATVREELPAPPSYSAVRALLRILEDKGHVRHVVDGPRYVYEPVAAREVERESAVRHLVRTFFDGSTEDAVVALLDSADQKLSRKQLDELTKRIAAARKEGR comes from the coding sequence ATGACTCGACCCCAATCGCACTCGCTGTCGCGGCGCGAACGCCAAATCATGGACGTCCTGCACCGGTTGCAGAATGCCACTGCGGCCACGGTGCGCGAGGAACTGCCGGCGCCCCCGAGTTATTCGGCCGTGCGGGCCCTCCTGCGCATTCTCGAGGACAAGGGCCACGTGCGGCACGTCGTGGACGGCCCTCGATACGTGTATGAGCCGGTGGCCGCGCGCGAGGTGGAGCGTGAGTCGGCAGTCCGCCATCTTGTTCGGACATTTTTTGACGGGTCCACTGAAGATGCCGTCGTGGCGTTGCTGGATTCGGCCGACCAGAAACTCAGCCGCAAGCAGTTGGATGAACTGACAAAGCGCATCGCTGCGGCGCGCAAGGAGGGGCGATGA
- a CDS encoding TolC family protein yields MLRRNLVAAAVILAVCVSVVPAAAQDPVLPKVEFDEAIAQALSKNPSVATAATGIVRAEALLQQARTVYRPTVGAGVTNTTLDRERGFSGQVSQPQNQMTFSLNATMNVLAPARWAAANQARDQIEVARMATDEVRQQVAVAAAQTFLAVIAQRRFLDVTIRSLESARAHLKYAQNRLEAGAGSRLNELRANQSVSSDEVRVESARLALRRAQEALGVILAAEGPVDAGAEPPLDVTAAVREAGLDQNPAATAWMALRPDVKRQTLQIDAAQRVVSDSRKDWYPTGVLSLDPQYLTPAGLFQPARSWRLTVSFAQPIFDGGERRATRALRQVSVDALALGLTSTQIAARAEVRVAQAAVDSAQRALIAARRAAEQANEVLRITTAVFEVGATTNIEVIDAQRSALDAETVATQTEDTWRQARLELLVALGRFPR; encoded by the coding sequence GTGTTGAGGCGTAACCTCGTGGCAGCGGCGGTCATCCTGGCGGTGTGTGTGTCGGTCGTCCCCGCGGCGGCTCAGGATCCGGTGTTGCCCAAAGTGGAGTTCGACGAGGCGATCGCGCAGGCGCTGTCGAAGAATCCGTCGGTCGCCACGGCGGCCACGGGCATCGTCCGAGCCGAGGCACTGCTCCAGCAAGCGCGCACGGTGTACCGCCCGACGGTGGGTGCCGGCGTGACCAATACCACGCTCGACCGCGAACGGGGCTTCAGCGGGCAGGTCTCCCAGCCGCAGAACCAGATGACGTTTTCCCTCAACGCCACGATGAACGTGCTGGCGCCCGCCCGGTGGGCGGCAGCGAACCAGGCGCGCGATCAGATCGAAGTGGCGCGGATGGCAACCGATGAGGTGCGCCAGCAAGTGGCGGTTGCCGCAGCGCAGACGTTTCTGGCGGTCATCGCCCAGCGCCGGTTCCTGGACGTCACCATCCGGTCGCTCGAAAGCGCGCGGGCGCATCTGAAGTACGCGCAGAATCGACTGGAGGCCGGGGCCGGCTCACGGCTCAATGAGCTGCGCGCCAACCAGAGCGTCTCGAGCGACGAGGTGCGCGTGGAGAGCGCGCGGCTGGCCCTGCGCCGCGCACAGGAAGCGCTGGGCGTGATCCTCGCGGCCGAGGGGCCCGTGGACGCCGGCGCCGAGCCGCCGCTGGACGTGACGGCTGCAGTGCGCGAGGCCGGCCTCGATCAGAACCCTGCTGCGACGGCATGGATGGCGCTGCGCCCCGACGTGAAACGCCAGACGCTGCAGATTGACGCCGCGCAGCGCGTGGTGAGCGACAGCCGTAAGGACTGGTACCCCACCGGCGTCCTTTCGCTCGATCCGCAGTACCTGACTCCGGCCGGGTTGTTCCAGCCCGCTCGCAGCTGGCGGCTGACGGTGTCATTTGCGCAGCCGATCTTCGATGGTGGGGAGCGTCGTGCCACACGGGCGCTGCGGCAGGTGTCGGTGGATGCGCTCGCGCTTGGGCTGACATCGACCCAGATTGCCGCGCGTGCCGAGGTACGAGTGGCCCAGGCAGCCGTCGACAGCGCCCAGCGCGCGCTGATTGCCGCCAGGCGCGCGGCCGAACAGGCGAACGAAGTGCTGCGAATCACGACGGCCGTCTTCGAAGTGGGCGCCACCACCAACATCGAGGTGATCGACGCACAGAGGTCCGCGCTCGACGCCGAGACGGTGGCGACCCAGACCGAGGACACCTGGCGTCAGGCGCGCCTCGAACTGCTCGTGGCGCTCGGCCGTTTCCCACGCTGA